The genomic segment TTCCGCGTGATCGTGGTCGACACGCTGAAGGATTATCGCTATCGCGTGGAGGTGGGTGAGGTCATCGCGCCACCCTCTACGCGCGGTCAGCGTCTGAAGCCGATCTCGATCGAGAGCGCAGCGCCGGAGGCGGGGGAAACGGGTTCCAGGGGAAAGATGGCCGCGCCCGCAGCGCCGGGAATTAGCGCACTGGGTACGAACGGCCCGCTGTCCGTGTTGGGGGGGGCGCGCAACACGCGACGAGCCATATTGGCCGTTACGAAATGCTGGAAGAAATAGGCCGCGGCTCGATGGGACGCGTCTATAAGGCGCGCGATCCGCAGATTGGCCGCACCGTGGCTATCAAAGTGATTCAGACGCGCGACCTACAGCCGGATCAGATCGGTCCGCAGAAGGAGCGCTTTGCGCGTGAGGCACAGGCGGCTGGCAAGATGTCGCATCCGGGAATTGTCACGGTCTACGATGTGGTCGAAGACGCCTCAGGCAATCCCGCCTTGGTGATGGAGTATGTCGAGGGCGCCACGCTGGCCGATCTGCTGGCCGCCGGATCGGCGGCGCGGGCCGGTACGCTCTCATTTGACGATCGCCTGCGCATCGCCATTCAGGTAGCCGAGGCGCTGGATTATGCGCACCGCAAGGGCGTGGTGCATCGTGACATCAAACCCGCCAATATCATGATCACCAAGGACGGCAGCGCGGCGGGTGAAAGAAATAAAGTCCAGGCCAAGATTGCCGACTTCGGCATCGCCAAGCTGATCGACATGAAAGGCACCATCGGCGGAGGCGCGCTGGGGACGCCGTCGTTCGTCTCGCCCGAGCAGATTACCAACGGCGCCATTGATGCGCGCAGCGATATCTTTTCCTTTGGTGTGGTGCTGTACTTTATGTTCACCGGAGAGAAGCCGTTCCAGGGCGATAGCTTCACGGCGGTAACCTTTCAGGTCGTGCACACCGTGCCGAAGCCCGCGCGCCAGATCAATTTCGCGCTGCCCGAGCAACTGGACGAAATTCTCCTGCGCTGCCTGGCCAAAAATCCGAAAGACCGCTATGCTAGCGCCGCTGAGTTGGTCGCGGATCTCGTTGCTCTGCGCGACGGTCGCACATCCTCCTGCCCCTAGCGCTCGGATGTTGGGTATGCAGGATTCTCAGCGAACATTGCTGGTCACCGTGGTTGCCAACAGTCCATCCACCATCGTCACCATATCCACGATGACGCGGCCAGCCAAAATGCGCGGAAGCGTCACATTCACCTGATCCAAATCGGGGGAGTTCCCGTCTCGCGCCAGGTGTCCGCCAGCACGTAAGCCGTGTCTCCCGCGACCACGATGGAAGCGGCTTTGTGGATGGTTTGAATAGCTGGTCGAGCGTGCCAGAGTCATTCCCGTCCCGAGCGGCCCGAAAAGAGTTTCAACGAGAGGTACCCCGCGTGGTACGCAAGCTGCAATCCTCGCAAGCCGATCCATGCCAGCATGTTCGAATTGTTATCATGCATTTTATAGGCGACGCGCACGTGTAGCTGGCGGGAATTTTTCTGGAATGGAGCGGGGGCATTACTGAAAATGGCGGAGTACGATAAAACCTCAATATTCGGGATCACGCGTGAGCAGTGGATGCACTATACAGGCCGTGCGCTGGCGCGCTACATTATCATTCCGCTCACCACTACGTTCAATGTGCTCGTTCACATCCTGGGCATCGCATTCCTGATTCGCTTTGGGTTGGGGGTGGCTGGCTCGGCGCGATTGGATGCCACGGACGTGGGCGAGATTTCCCGTTTCCTTACGAACCCATTTCTGGCTCCAGCCTGGCTGTGGATCGCCGGGTTTCAGAACGTGCCCGCGGACACCATCCAAGCGGTTCCCG from the Acidobacteriota bacterium genome contains:
- a CDS encoding serine/threonine protein kinase; this translates as MLEEIGRGSMGRVYKARDPQIGRTVAIKVIQTRDLQPDQIGPQKERFAREAQAAGKMSHPGIVTVYDVVEDASGNPALVMEYVEGATLADLLAAGSAARAGTLSFDDRLRIAIQVAEALDYAHRKGVVHRDIKPANIMITKDGSAAGERNKVQAKIADFGIAKLIDMKGTIGGGALGTPSFVSPEQITNGAIDARSDIFSFGVVLYFMFTGEKPFQGDSFTAVTFQVVHTVPKPARQINFALPEQLDEILLRCLAKNPKDRYASAAELVADLVALRDGRTSSCP